From Elstera cyanobacteriorum:
TGACGGTGCAGGCCGCCTTGCCGGTGCTGTCGCTGGTCTGGGCGATCCAACAGCAGCTCTATGGGGCCTAAATGTCTGAAACCATCACCTATGCCGATTTCGAAGCGGTCGATATCCGCGTCGGCACCATCATCGAAGCTCTGCCGTTCCCGGAAGCGCGCAAGCCCGCGATTAAGCTGCGCGTCGATTTCGGGCCGGACATCGGGGTGAAGAAATCCAGTGCCCAGATCACCGTGCATTATACGCCTGAAGCTTTGGTGGGGCGTCAGGTCGCCGCCGTCGTCAACTTCCCGCCGCGCCAGATCGGCCCGTGGATGTCGGAAGTGTTGGTGCTCGGTTTCCCCGATGCGAACGAGGCGGT
This genomic window contains:
- a CDS encoding tRNA-binding protein, coding for MSETITYADFEAVDIRVGTIIEALPFPEARKPAIKLRVDFGPDIGVKKSSAQITVHYTPEALVGRQVAAVVNFPPRQIGPWMSEVLVLGFPDANEAVVLVAPTLPVPNGGKLF